One stretch of Nitrosococcus watsonii C-113 DNA includes these proteins:
- a CDS encoding class I SAM-dependent methyltransferase: protein MTFEDIHLPYFDLLLAQLEQENTKLELAFGRHVHWGYWSEPPQGVVSPEDFAQAAENLTKKIYFAANTKNNQRILDVGCGFGGTIASLNENFSGMELIGLNIDIRQLLRAQEKVKAHSGNTIYFEAGDACALPFPDQSFDVVLAVECIFHFPERSKFFAEAWRVLKPGGYFALSDFIPQNFFSPLTAFSSGWPFARGFFGRCNLQYTLAQYRSLAQAMGFKGRIEKDITENTLPTYSFLRALGGELGIKDLSAKVETGIAEWTSRLGLLRYRILSFEKLKSK from the coding sequence ATGACATTCGAGGATATTCATCTCCCTTATTTTGATTTGCTGCTGGCGCAACTAGAACAAGAAAACACAAAATTAGAGCTTGCTTTTGGGCGCCATGTCCACTGGGGCTATTGGAGCGAACCGCCACAAGGGGTAGTTTCACCGGAAGATTTTGCCCAGGCGGCAGAGAATCTCACTAAAAAGATTTACTTTGCGGCCAACACGAAAAATAATCAGCGAATTTTGGATGTGGGCTGTGGGTTTGGAGGCACCATTGCGAGCTTAAATGAAAATTTCTCTGGCATGGAGTTAATCGGACTGAATATTGATATTCGGCAATTACTTCGAGCACAAGAAAAGGTAAAGGCCCACTCAGGTAATACCATTTACTTTGAAGCAGGCGATGCCTGCGCGTTGCCTTTTCCTGATCAATCCTTTGATGTGGTTTTAGCCGTGGAGTGTATTTTCCATTTCCCCGAGAGGAGTAAATTCTTTGCGGAGGCTTGGCGAGTGCTTAAACCAGGAGGGTATTTTGCACTTTCTGATTTTATTCCCCAAAATTTTTTTTCACCGCTGACGGCATTCAGTTCAGGATGGCCCTTTGCACGGGGATTTTTTGGCCGCTGTAATTTGCAGTATACTTTGGCGCAATATCGTTCCTTGGCCCAGGCCATGGGCTTTAAAGGGCGAATAGAGAAGGATATTACGGAGAATACACTTCCCACCTATTCTTTTCTTCGCGCACTTGGGGGAGAGTTGGGAATTAAAGATCTTTCCGCTAAGGTTGAAACCGGGATAGCGGAATGGACAAGTCGCCTTGGCTTATTGCGCTATAGGATACTTTCTTTCGAAAAATTAAAATCGAAATAA
- a CDS encoding alpha/beta fold hydrolase — MAPIETRFIPANGLYFEVEQCGQGDRLALCLHGFPECSYSWHHQMPLLADQGYRVWAPNLRGYGRSSRPSKVAAYRTNHLLADMVALIKASRCRSVLLIGHDWGAALAWLFAINKIHSLEGLIIMNVPHPAPFLTSLTTWRQLRKSWYILFFQIPWFPEWLLSRHNAWLLGKTIRYLAVNKDRFPPEVIHIYRRNAAQPGALRAMINYYRALFRELPWRKYHGYLPLIEIPTLMIWGEEDLALGKETTYGTERYVSDLTLHYLPGISHWVQQEAPEQVNSIIIEWLARKKLKPAHPVAQR; from the coding sequence ATGGCGCCCATAGAGACCCGATTCATTCCAGCGAATGGGCTTTACTTTGAGGTTGAACAATGCGGCCAGGGGGATCGGCTTGCCCTTTGCCTCCATGGTTTTCCTGAATGCAGCTATTCATGGCATCATCAAATGCCACTGCTCGCAGACCAAGGTTATCGCGTTTGGGCGCCCAATCTGCGCGGTTACGGGCGTAGCTCACGCCCTTCAAAAGTAGCCGCCTACCGTACCAATCATCTCCTTGCGGATATGGTCGCGCTTATTAAAGCTTCCCGTTGCCGCTCCGTTTTGCTTATCGGCCATGACTGGGGAGCTGCTCTCGCCTGGTTATTCGCCATTAACAAAATCCATTCTTTAGAGGGCCTTATCATTATGAATGTGCCCCACCCCGCCCCCTTCCTTACATCCCTGACAACATGGCGGCAGTTAAGGAAATCCTGGTATATACTCTTTTTCCAAATTCCCTGGTTTCCAGAATGGCTGCTGAGCAGGCACAACGCCTGGCTCCTAGGTAAAACCATACGCTATCTGGCAGTCAATAAAGATCGTTTCCCCCCTGAGGTCATTCATATCTATCGCCGTAATGCCGCCCAGCCCGGCGCACTCCGAGCCATGATAAACTATTACCGAGCGCTGTTCCGAGAATTACCATGGCGCAAATATCATGGCTATTTACCGTTGATTGAAATCCCCACTTTAATGATCTGGGGTGAAGAGGATTTAGCCTTAGGAAAAGAAACTACCTACGGAACCGAACGCTATGTGAGCGATCTTACTCTGCACTATCTTCCCGGCATCTCCCACTGGGTACAGCAGGAGGCGCCGGAGCAAGTTAACAGTATTATTATTGAATGGCTTGCAAGAAAGAAATTAAAACCTGCTCACCCTGTTGCGCAGCGTTAA
- a CDS encoding thioredoxin family protein, with amino-acid sequence MARTESIMLDLGTQAPDFQLLEPATGRTVSLADFKGASGLLIIFMCNHCPYVKHISTALSQFAREYQPKGLAIAGISVNDVENYPDDSPEKMAEEVEAQGYIFPYLYDETQEIAKAYKAACTPDFFLFDKNHKLVYRGQFDASRPGNDAPIAGEDLRAAADAVLAGQPISGEQRPSMGCNIKWKPGNEPDYFG; translated from the coding sequence ATGGCTAGAACTGAGTCTATAATGTTGGATTTGGGTACCCAGGCGCCGGATTTTCAATTACTGGAACCGGCGACAGGGCGTACCGTGTCACTGGCGGATTTTAAGGGAGCTAGTGGTTTGTTGATCATTTTTATGTGTAACCACTGTCCTTATGTGAAACACATTAGCACTGCGCTCTCCCAGTTTGCCCGCGAATACCAGCCTAAAGGTTTGGCGATTGCGGGCATTAGCGTCAATGATGTGGAAAACTATCCCGACGATAGCCCAGAAAAAATGGCGGAGGAAGTAGAAGCGCAGGGATATATTTTCCCTTATCTATATGATGAAACACAGGAAATTGCAAAGGCCTATAAGGCAGCCTGCACGCCTGATTTCTTTCTCTTTGATAAAAATCATAAGTTGGTTTATCGGGGTCAGTTTGATGCTAGCCGGCCCGGTAATGATGCACCGATAGCAGGTGAAGATCTCCGGGCAGCGGCTGACGCAGTGCTTGCTGGCCAGCCTATTTCTGGTGAACAGCGGCCTAGCATGGGTTGCAATATTAAATGGAAGCCAGGGAACGAACCGGATTATTTCGGGTAG
- the recD2 gene encoding SF1B family DNA helicase RecD2 — protein MNTFHPESLPEYLTGTIERVTFHSEESGFCVLRVKVRGERDLITVVGNTATAIPGEYVECRGEWLNDRTHGLQFKAKHLKVIPPSTLEGIEKYLGSGMVKGIGPHFAKKLVQTFGEQVFEIIEHKAERLTELDGIGPKRKARVIQSWAEQKAVRAIMVFLQSQGVGSARAVRIYKTYGDHAIEQVRENPYRLALDIHGIGFKTADRIAQRLGIPADSLIRAQAGVRHVLQEFATEGHCAMEREKLADTASQLLEISVPIIEHAIAQEVTEGQFIDEIIHDKPCLFLASLYRAETGIAKHLQRLLQSLPPWGEINTDKAIPWVEEKTGLRFSPSQRAAVIQAVRGKITVISGGPGVGKTTVVNSILRIIRAKQIQVHLGAPTGRAAKRLAESTGLEAKTIHRLLEFDPHAMGFKHHGGNPLHTDFIVIDEVSMVDVKLMNQLLQAIPTHAACLLIGDRDQLPSVGPGQVLADIIASKKITTAHLTEVFRQAANSKIVVNAHRINQGKMPERTHEAAPLSDFYFIPTESPEAIQDRLLELVTTRIPKRFGFDPICDIQVLTPMNRGSLGTQALNALLQQQFNPQAGPKINRFGWTFAPGDKIVQTVNNYDKEVFNGDIGRITRIDPEKSLVYISIDDREVEYELGELDEIALAYAISVHKSQGSEYPAVVIPLATQHYTMLQKNLLYTGVTRGKKLVVIVGQPKALAIAVKKSHATSRLTHLSARLANS, from the coding sequence ATGAACACTTTCCACCCAGAATCTCTGCCTGAATATCTCACTGGCACCATAGAACGGGTTACTTTTCATAGCGAGGAAAGTGGATTTTGCGTCCTGCGAGTCAAGGTGCGTGGCGAGCGCGATCTCATCACCGTGGTTGGTAATACCGCGACAGCCATACCGGGGGAATATGTGGAATGTCGCGGCGAATGGCTCAATGACCGCACCCATGGACTTCAGTTCAAAGCAAAACATCTGAAAGTCATCCCCCCCAGCACTCTCGAAGGAATTGAAAAGTATCTCGGCTCGGGCATGGTCAAAGGGATCGGTCCCCACTTTGCCAAGAAATTGGTACAAACCTTCGGCGAACAAGTGTTCGAGATTATTGAACACAAAGCCGAGCGCCTCACCGAATTAGACGGCATCGGCCCCAAGCGCAAAGCGCGAGTCATTCAATCCTGGGCGGAACAAAAAGCTGTTCGCGCCATTATGGTATTTTTACAATCCCAGGGCGTGGGTAGCGCCAGGGCGGTTCGCATTTATAAGACCTACGGCGATCACGCCATCGAACAGGTTCGCGAGAATCCTTACCGGCTGGCGTTAGACATTCATGGTATTGGTTTTAAAACCGCCGACAGGATTGCCCAACGGCTAGGAATTCCCGCTGATTCCCTTATCCGCGCCCAAGCGGGAGTCCGCCATGTACTCCAGGAATTCGCAACCGAAGGACATTGCGCGATGGAGCGGGAAAAATTAGCGGACACAGCTAGTCAATTGCTGGAAATTTCCGTCCCTATTATCGAACATGCCATTGCCCAAGAAGTTACTGAAGGACAATTCATCGACGAGATTATTCATGACAAACCCTGCCTATTTCTTGCCTCTCTTTATCGTGCGGAAACAGGCATCGCCAAACATTTACAGCGCCTCCTTCAGAGTCTCCCCCCTTGGGGAGAGATCAATACGGATAAGGCTATTCCCTGGGTGGAAGAGAAAACAGGATTGCGCTTCTCCCCCTCGCAACGTGCGGCGGTTATACAAGCGGTCAGGGGCAAAATCACTGTTATTAGCGGGGGTCCGGGGGTTGGAAAAACCACTGTCGTTAATAGCATTCTCCGCATTATTCGAGCCAAGCAAATCCAGGTCCACCTTGGAGCGCCTACCGGGCGAGCGGCAAAACGGCTTGCTGAGTCCACTGGACTTGAAGCCAAAACGATTCACCGTCTGCTTGAATTCGATCCCCATGCCATGGGTTTCAAGCATCATGGAGGCAACCCCCTCCACACTGATTTTATCGTTATTGATGAAGTTTCCATGGTCGATGTGAAATTGATGAATCAACTACTTCAAGCCATCCCCACGCATGCGGCATGCCTGCTAATAGGCGATAGAGACCAGTTGCCTTCGGTAGGGCCAGGGCAGGTATTAGCGGATATCATCGCTTCCAAAAAAATTACGACCGCCCATCTCACCGAAGTTTTTCGCCAGGCGGCCAACTCTAAAATCGTTGTCAATGCCCACCGAATCAATCAAGGAAAGATGCCTGAGAGAACCCATGAAGCGGCCCCGCTCAGTGACTTCTATTTTATTCCCACTGAGTCACCTGAAGCCATCCAGGATAGGCTCCTAGAATTAGTCACCACGCGGATACCCAAACGCTTCGGCTTTGACCCCATTTGTGATATTCAAGTCCTGACCCCCATGAATCGGGGCAGTCTTGGAACACAAGCGCTTAATGCACTTCTGCAACAGCAATTCAATCCCCAAGCCGGCCCCAAAATCAACCGGTTCGGCTGGACCTTTGCCCCAGGCGACAAGATTGTTCAGACTGTCAATAATTATGACAAAGAAGTCTTCAATGGAGATATTGGCAGAATAACCCGGATAGATCCTGAGAAGAGCCTCGTGTATATCAGCATCGATGACCGCGAGGTAGAATACGAACTAGGTGAACTTGACGAAATTGCTTTAGCCTACGCTATCTCGGTGCATAAAAGCCAAGGTTCAGAATACCCAGCGGTTGTCATTCCCCTAGCTACCCAGCACTATACCATGCTACAGAAGAATCTCCTCTACACGGGTGTTACCCGCGGCAAAAAGCTGGTCGTTATTGTGGGGCAGCCTAAAGCGCTTGCCATAGCCGTTAAAAAGTCCCATGCAACCTCTCGCCTGACCCATCTTTCAGCACGGTTAGCGAACAGTTGA
- the pyk gene encoding pyruvate kinase: MISKKQKKAGHEWDTPFKFEKDPRACRIVCTIGPASHSPATLEKMLLSGMNVARLNFSHGNHESHGRIARAIREAARRLMKPVAILQDLQGHKVRVGNVQHPPSLSLKEGQEILLGHGEMVSSKRIGIDYQDIIQYVTPGQKVFLDDGSIELAVLSAEGNDLRCQVKLGGQLRSRKGVIFPDSQLSFPLLNEKDASDARFGISLDVDMVAMSFVRSATEIIEMRLRLAEWGQKNSFIIAKIEDHKGIDNLDEILQVADGVLVARGDLGVTLPREKVPSIQKAIIQTANAFGVPVITATQMLESMTHHDKPTRAEVNDVYHAVIGGSDAVMLSGETASGHYPIQAVQEMNRICREAEKELRNVKSEIPVRGKQDMHDKMAASAVNLAHNAKARCILAFSLSGATLRALSSARSSVPVYGVVVEERLLRQLLLHWGHSLITMPHEETLENLIRPALIQLQEENIIHSNDRIVVMASQAEAGAKETYLFKLYLLE, translated from the coding sequence GTGATTTCAAAAAAGCAAAAAAAAGCAGGCCATGAATGGGATACTCCCTTCAAGTTTGAAAAAGATCCACGGGCCTGCCGTATCGTCTGTACAATCGGACCTGCCAGCCATTCGCCAGCTACCCTAGAAAAAATGCTGCTATCGGGAATGAACGTCGCTCGTTTAAATTTTTCCCATGGCAACCATGAAAGTCATGGGAGAATCGCTCGCGCAATCCGAGAAGCCGCGCGGCGTCTTATGAAACCCGTCGCTATCCTCCAAGACCTTCAAGGACACAAAGTACGGGTAGGCAATGTTCAGCACCCACCATCCCTCTCCCTTAAGGAGGGGCAGGAAATCCTTTTAGGCCATGGCGAAATGGTCTCCAGCAAGCGGATTGGTATTGATTATCAAGATATCATCCAATATGTCACGCCAGGCCAAAAAGTGTTTCTTGATGATGGTTCCATTGAATTAGCAGTGCTCTCAGCAGAAGGGAATGACCTTCGCTGCCAAGTCAAACTTGGTGGCCAGCTCAGGAGTCGAAAAGGGGTGATCTTTCCCGATTCTCAGCTTAGCTTTCCTCTTCTTAACGAGAAAGATGCAAGCGATGCCCGCTTTGGCATCTCCCTTGATGTGGACATGGTCGCCATGTCTTTTGTTCGCTCGGCGACAGAGATTATTGAAATGCGCTTACGCCTTGCCGAATGGGGCCAAAAAAATTCATTTATTATTGCTAAGATCGAAGATCATAAAGGCATTGACAATCTCGACGAAATCCTGCAAGTCGCCGATGGCGTGCTCGTTGCCCGAGGTGATTTAGGGGTGACTCTGCCACGGGAGAAGGTCCCAAGCATCCAAAAGGCCATCATCCAGACAGCCAATGCCTTTGGCGTTCCAGTCATTACTGCCACCCAAATGTTGGAAAGTATGACTCATCATGATAAACCTACCCGGGCCGAAGTTAACGACGTGTACCATGCTGTCATTGGCGGTTCGGATGCGGTCATGCTATCTGGAGAAACGGCTTCAGGTCACTACCCCATTCAGGCGGTTCAGGAAATGAATCGTATTTGCCGGGAAGCGGAGAAAGAACTTCGAAATGTTAAGAGTGAAATCCCGGTACGGGGTAAACAAGATATGCACGATAAAATGGCCGCTTCAGCCGTTAATCTAGCCCACAATGCAAAGGCTCGCTGTATCCTGGCCTTCTCTCTTTCCGGTGCTACCCTGCGGGCGCTTTCTTCAGCCCGCAGCAGCGTTCCCGTCTATGGCGTAGTGGTTGAAGAGCGGCTACTGCGGCAATTACTCCTGCATTGGGGGCATTCCTTGATTACCATGCCCCATGAAGAAACACTAGAAAATCTGATCCGCCCTGCCCTTATACAGCTTCAGGAAGAAAACATCATCCACTCTAATGATCGAATCGTAGTCATGGCTAGCCAAGCAGAAGCTGGCGCGAAGGAAACCTATCTTTTTAAGCTCTACCTTTTAGAATAG
- a CDS encoding dienelactone hydrolase family protein, which translates to MNIRSYYPASTSKKRLISYLWITSTLILLFSGCAPQRSYEAALILADIAAQETPSQWKSTTSTPNQKEITYRIRNRTHRGTIYLPASAPPQAGIILVPGIFPLAKDDPRLIAFAKTLARARFAVLTPELKEFRHLQVRPEHPRIIADALLYLANRPNLVPPGHLGLGAFSFSVGLAIIAALEEDARTKVQFILGVGGYYDLETAIRFFTTGYLSESTHYPNPSEYGKLVFAATSLNYLADSTDQTVLEKMIQIKIHNPEAEIVSLASRLGAEGKAVYMLLHNTDPKKVAALIQALPSGMRQLIKNLSLSNKDLTQLQAQLFLIHGKSDPLIPYTESLALAGALPPKQTKVYLIEQVLTHVDFKFQSLFTRAFWTEELPDLWRMYRVIYALLGKRAQTDQ; encoded by the coding sequence GTGAATATTCGTTCTTATTACCCAGCCTCCACTTCAAAAAAACGACTCATTAGCTATTTATGGATTACTTCTACCTTAATACTTTTATTCAGCGGCTGCGCTCCCCAGCGCAGCTACGAGGCAGCCCTAATCCTGGCTGACATTGCAGCCCAGGAAACGCCTTCACAGTGGAAATCCACTACCTCTACCCCTAACCAAAAAGAAATCACCTATAGGATCAGGAATCGTACCCATCGTGGAACAATTTACCTACCCGCCTCCGCACCTCCTCAAGCGGGCATCATATTAGTCCCTGGTATCTTTCCCCTGGCCAAAGATGACCCGCGCCTAATCGCCTTTGCCAAAACGTTAGCACGAGCTCGCTTTGCCGTGCTTACCCCGGAGTTAAAAGAATTTCGACACCTCCAAGTAAGGCCGGAACATCCGCGGATAATTGCCGATGCCCTGCTCTATCTGGCGAACCGTCCTAACCTAGTTCCTCCAGGTCATCTGGGACTCGGGGCCTTCAGTTTCTCTGTGGGTCTAGCAATCATTGCCGCCCTCGAAGAAGATGCCCGTACCAAGGTGCAATTCATCCTTGGAGTAGGCGGCTATTATGATTTGGAAACGGCTATCCGCTTTTTTACCACGGGTTATCTTTCAGAGAGCACTCATTACCCAAATCCCAGTGAATATGGCAAGCTCGTCTTTGCGGCAACCAGTCTCAACTACCTTGCCGATTCAACAGATCAAACGGTACTAGAGAAAATGATACAAATTAAAATCCACAATCCAGAGGCAGAAATCGTCTCTCTAGCATCGAGGCTAGGGGCGGAGGGAAAGGCAGTGTATATGCTCTTACATAATACCGATCCCAAAAAAGTTGCCGCCCTCATTCAGGCGCTGCCTTCAGGAATGAGGCAGCTCATCAAAAACCTAAGTTTAAGCAATAAAGATTTAACCCAACTTCAAGCCCAGCTCTTCCTCATCCATGGTAAAAGCGATCCACTCATCCCTTATACTGAAAGCCTCGCCTTAGCCGGTGCTTTGCCTCCCAAGCAAACGAAAGTGTACTTAATAGAACAGGTACTCACCCATGTAGACTTTAAATTTCAAAGCCTCTTTACTCGTGCTTTCTGGACTGAGGAACTACCGGATCTATGGCGAATGTACCGGGTCATCTACGCCCTGCTCGGAAAACGGGCACAAACCGATCAGTAA